Within the Anaerolineae bacterium genome, the region AACCAGGGACTGGCCGCGGCTGTGCTGATGGCCCCGGGATCGGAGTGGCTGAACCCGGGCGTGCCACCGGGCGTGGCTCTGGAGTTCTGTCTCGAGATCGCCCGCTCGCCGGAGGCGGCCCTGGCCCTCCTGGCAGACCTTAGGCCGGCGCGATCCTCTCGGCACCTGCTCTACGACCCGGTACAGGGAAGCGCCATGTTGGTGGAGGTCGGTCTCCGGCCCCGGGTGACGGACGTCTCCGAGCCGTTCCTGGTCCTCTCTTCGGCCGGGCCGGCCGCGGAGCCCAATGAAGAATGCCTGCGCACTGGCCTGCAGGCCAACCAGGGATGGCTCACGCCGGACAAGGGCCTGGCTCTGTTGCACCGCGCCCTCCCCGGGAGCTTCGGCACCGTGCTGGACCTGGACGGGCGCGAGGGACTCCTGGACGACGGAGAGAGCCGGCAGGCAGTCCGCTTCTAGGCGGGCGCTCGTTCTCGGTGCGCGGAGCGCGTGCGACTTCTCCCGCTCAGCGCCCGGCTATGCCGGTCATCACGATGCCCTTTACGAAGTACCTCTGAGTAAGGAAGAAGAGAACCACTACCGGTATGGTCATGAGGGTCGCAGCGGCCATGAGGAGGTTCCACCGGGAGTAGCCCGAGGACAGCCCGCGGAAGAAGGCCAGCCCTACTCCGATCATCTGTTTGCGCATGGTGGTGATGTAGATCAGGGGCCGGATGAAGGCGTCCCAGTCTCCCATGAAGTTGAGAATGGCGATGGTGGCCAGGACAGGTCGGGACAGAGGCATGATCACCTGCCACCAGATACGAAAGCTGCTGGCCCCATCAATGCGGGCTGCCTCGTCGAGATCGACGGGAAGAGTGAGGAAGAACTGACGCATCAAGAAGACGTTGAAAGCCCCGCCTCCGAAGTAGGAAGGAACGATCAAGGGCAACCAGGTGTCTATCCACCGGAGTTCCTTGAACAGCACGAAGGTGGGAATGAGAGTCACCACGGCAGGCAGCATCATGGTCGCCAGGACCATCATGAACCAGAAATCGCGGCCGGCGAACTTCAGGCGGGCAAAACCGAAAGCGGACAGGGAGGCGGAGAGGAGCACCCCCACCAGGGACAGGGCGGCGATCACCACAGTGTTGCGAGCCAAGAGAAGGAAAGGTATGGGCCCAAACAGCATATCGGTGTAGTTGCGCCAAACCGCTGGGCGTGGGATCCACTCCGGAGGATAGGTGAACTCGCGCCCGGTTGGCTTGAGCGAGGTGCTGACCAGCCAGAAGAAAGGTACTAGCATGGTCAGGGCACCCAGGATCAGGAGCGCGTGCATGCTCACCTCGAACAGCACTCTCCGACCATGGAGGCCGATCCCTGCGATCCCTGCAGGCCTGCGCACCAATCGGCCGGTCAGCTGCATCCCTTCCTCCTAACCGCTCTCACCCGCCGGCACGTCCGTCAACGAAAGCTCAAGCGCTCTCGTAGTACACCCATCGGCTAGATAGCCGCACTTGGATGATGGTGAAGATAAGGATGATCACGAAGAGCACCCAGGCCAGGGCACTGGCATAGCCCATCCAGAAGCTCTGAAAGGCCATCTGGTAGAGGTATAGCACGTAGAAGAGAGTGGCATTCACCGGGCCGCCGCCGGTGGCAACGTACGCCGTGGTGAAGACCTGAAAGGAGCCAATGAAGCCGATCACTAGATTGAAGAAGATGGTGGGAGTGATCATCGGTATCGTAACGTAGAGGAACTTGCGCAGTGTGCCGGCGCCATCCATGTCGGCAGCCTCATAGAGGGCCTCAGGCACCCCCTGCAGGCCGGCCAAGTAGATGAGCATGCTGGCGCCGGTGGCCCACATGCCCATGATGATGAAGCAGGGCTTGGCCAGCCGGGGGTCGGCCAGCCAGGCAAGGCCGGGGAGCCCGAACCAGCGCAGGACGACGTTGGCGAACCCGAACTCGGGGTTGAAGATCCACACCCACAGGACAGCATTGGCCACCGCGGGCATCACCGAGGGCAGGTAGTAGATGGTGCGGTACACGCTGGTGCCGTGGATCTTGGAGTTGAGCGCGAGAGCCATCAAGAGAGCAGAAAGCTGGAAGGCCGGAACGCCGAGGAAGGTATAGAAGGCAGTGTTGCCCAGAGAGATAAGGAAATACCGGTCCTTCGCCATGCGGGAGAAGTTCGCTAGGCCGGTGAACGTGGGGGCGGTGACAGCTCGATAGTCGGTGAAAGCGAAGTAGAGCGAGGCCAGCATAGGCCCCACCGTGAAGATGAAGAAGCCTAGCAGCCAGGGTGAGATGAAGGTATACCCCTCGGCATTCGAGCGCAGCGAGCGTCGTATCCTAGCCGTAGATAGCACCAGCAACTCCAAGTGCAGGGAACAGCTTACAGGGGATAGGGAGTGGAGTTTCAGCAGCTGCTGAGCCTCCCAAGTCCCTATTCCCTGTAGCCTGTCGCCTGTCGCCTGTAACCTGTAACCTATGCTTCTGCCAGGAGCGGGTCTATGGCAGCGCAGGCGGCCGCGGCTCCGTCCTTGACCGAGACCTGGCCGAGGAGCATCAGGTCCCACTGCTCGCGCCAGGCGCGCTGAATCTCACTATAGCGGGCCGGCAGAGGCATCGCCTTCACGTGCTCGGCGGCGTTCTGGTAGACCTCAAGCGACTCCCAGGGTAGCAGGTTATCCTGGAACTCGGGGGTGTTGAAGAGTGAAGCGCGCGAGGGGATGGCCCGCTGCTGCTCGAACTGGTACTTCTGCCCGCCCAGGTCACCCGGCTTAGGCCCGGCCATGTACTTGCACAGCTCCCACGCCGCGTCCACGAAGCGGGACTGGGAAACAATGCCAGCGGCGTTAGGGCCGTTGCGGCAGAAGCGTCCTTTGGGGCCGCGAGGTATGGGCGCCATGCCGATGCTGAACTCGAGGCCCTTGAAGCCGGGCACGTTGCCGCGAATGCCGTAGCGCATTCCGACCTTGCCTGAGTTGAAGCCGCCCGGTAGGCCCTCCGCCTGGTCGGGGCGAGGGGAGATGTTGTACTTGGTGTACATGTCTACCTGGAACTGGATGGCCTCCACCGCCTCCGGCTCGGAGAGCTTGCACTGCTTCATCTCTTCGTCCCAGAGCTGGCCGCCATAGGACCAAACGGCCACGTTGAACCAGTGCAGGGAGTAGGGCGTGCCCCAGTAGCCAAAGGTGCGATTTGGCCCCTCCCCACCGGTGAGCGGCACGGCCAATTCCACCAGCTTCTCCCAGGTCCACTTGTCGGAGTCAGTGGCGAAGCCCTCGGCCGAGACAGTGGGCAGCTCCACCCCTTTCTCCTCGAAGAAGTCAGCATTGAAGTAGGTCACCGAGGGACCGGAGTAGTACGGGAAGCCATAGGTCTTGCCGCCGTAGACGAAGTATCCTACGGTCTCGGGATAGAAGTCATCCACGCCAAAGTCCGAGTCCCGGTCCGCCAGGTCGTCCTGGGGAATGAGCACCTGCTGCTCGGCCCACAGGGGCACGAAGCTGGGGTGAACGTAGACAGCGTCAGGCGCGGCACCACCGGCGACCATGGTAGTGATCTTCTGGTCCATACCATCCTCGGGGACCAACTCCGCCACCACATGGATGTCGGGATTGCGCCCTTCGAAGTCGGCGATGCTGGCTTGCATGATCTCCAGCTCGCCCGGGTCGGCTACATGGGTGAAGCGGATGGTCACCGGGCCCGTGACAACCTGAGGCGTGGCCGTCACCACGGTCTCAACGATGACAGTCTCCTTCACCACCTGTGGAGCGGGACTAGCCGCACATGCAGCCAATGCGGCACCGCCCACGCCCAACGCCCCGAGTCTCATAAGATCGCGCCGACTGATGCAGGTAGCCATGAAAACCCTCCCCGACCGGAGATCGCCGCCCCCCGGTCCCTTGTGCGACACGGTCTGCCCGAAACGCGGCCTCAGCGCGGGATGCGACCCTCCTCTCTGCCCACAGATCGGCCCGCCCCGCATACGGGCCAGAACCCAAGACGCGGACAGCTCTCGCATTGCCCCTCTGCCTAACCCGGTGTAGGCCCCGGACAGCAGCGAGCGATGCACGATTGAGTGGTCGGCCCACGGCGATGTGGCGCCGGCGTGTGACAGCGGATGCCGTCATCCGGCCCCGAAGTGGTGAGGGCGCCCGGAAGTCCGCCCCGTGCGAGGAAGGGAGCTGACGCATCATGGTCGGCGCCCAGATACCCGAGAGCATCGGCGTCGCCCCCGATTCGCCTGCGCACGACGCTCCCTGAAACCTCTCAGGTCGCGCTTGCATGATACGCTCACGCTCTCGTGCCTGTCAATGAGTGTGCTCCGAGACTTGATCCCGCAGTGCTTGCCGCGGGGTGAATGCAGCCCCATGGTACCGACCGTACGCTTGAGCAAATGTGACCATAGTGCTATG harbors:
- a CDS encoding carbohydrate ABC transporter permease; translated protein: MLVPFFWLVSTSLKPTGREFTYPPEWIPRPAVWRNYTDMLFGPIPFLLLARNTVVIAALSLVGVLLSASLSAFGFARLKFAGRDFWFMMVLATMMLPAVVTLIPTFVLFKELRWIDTWLPLIVPSYFGGGAFNVFLMRQFFLTLPVDLDEAARIDGASSFRIWWQVIMPLSRPVLATIAILNFMGDWDAFIRPLIYITTMRKQMIGVGLAFFRGLSSGYSRWNLLMAAATLMTIPVVVLFFLTQRYFVKGIVMTGIAGR
- a CDS encoding sugar ABC transporter permease, producing the protein MLASLYFAFTDYRAVTAPTFTGLANFSRMAKDRYFLISLGNTAFYTFLGVPAFQLSALLMALALNSKIHGTSVYRTIYYLPSVMPAVANAVLWVWIFNPEFGFANVVLRWFGLPGLAWLADPRLAKPCFIIMGMWATGASMLIYLAGLQGVPEALYEAADMDGAGTLRKFLYVTIPMITPTIFFNLVIGFIGSFQVFTTAYVATGGGPVNATLFYVLYLYQMAFQSFWMGYASALAWVLFVIILIFTIIQVRLSSRWVYYESA
- a CDS encoding sugar ABC transporter substrate-binding protein; this encodes MATCISRRDLMRLGALGVGGAALAACAASPAPQVVKETVIVETVVTATPQVVTGPVTIRFTHVADPGELEIMQASIADFEGRNPDIHVVAELVPEDGMDQKITTMVAGGAAPDAVYVHPSFVPLWAEQQVLIPQDDLADRDSDFGVDDFYPETVGYFVYGGKTYGFPYYSGPSVTYFNADFFEEKGVELPTVSAEGFATDSDKWTWEKLVELAVPLTGGEGPNRTFGYWGTPYSLHWFNVAVWSYGGQLWDEEMKQCKLSEPEAVEAIQFQVDMYTKYNISPRPDQAEGLPGGFNSGKVGMRYGIRGNVPGFKGLEFSIGMAPIPRGPKGRFCRNGPNAAGIVSQSRFVDAAWELCKYMAGPKPGDLGGQKYQFEQQRAIPSRASLFNTPEFQDNLLPWESLEVYQNAAEHVKAMPLPARYSEIQRAWREQWDLMLLGQVSVKDGAAAACAAIDPLLAEA